The genomic interval cacacacacacacacacacacacacacacacacacacacacacacacacacacacacgagggaggactcgaacctccgccgggactagcttcacagtccacgactgcagcgccttaggcccctcggctaatcccgcgcggctagcaaCTGTTAAACCTGTAAAAAAAATCCCACACTCAGGTCTTCATAGCAGAGGGCTTTGTTTCACTGATGACTGCCAATAACAAAGGAGCAAGTGTATTTTGCGAATCAACGTCCTCCGGGTATCGATATTTCGGTTTATTTCCGATAAGTGTCCGAAATAAAAGCTAAAAAAGGCCTGCGTACTTTCATTTTATGTGCCACACGAAATTTTTGTGCATTTGTTTAAAAAAGGTTGTTTCTTTCTTGTATATTGCTATATTCCACTCACGGCGTGTCCCATAAACATCTGCAGTCGTTAAATTCCTCCAGAAACTCGGTCCCTGTAGTTTCGTCCGCCTGTCATCCTGCCATGTATATGACAGAATTTAATCGGGAGGATTTCACGATAAAGCTACACAGGGCGCAGTTAGTGGTGGTGAGGGTGTCGGGTGGTCCAGCCGTCCCTACAAGGCACTTTATTTAGTCGGTCAAAAAGGCTACATTCGTCAATTTCATCGGTTGGTTGGTAGTCTGTCGGTACTTGCTTATGTCGGGTCCTTCACTTTTTCGATATGACTGACTTAGCGTACGCCTAGTGTTCTCTTGTTACCTATATGTGTTTATCGCGTGGGTATGTGTGTTTATCGCGTAAATATTTGtttgccggccaatgtggccgagcggttctagccgctacaggctcgaaccgcgcgaccgctacggtcgcaggttcgaatcctgcctcgggcatggatgtgtatgatatccatatgttagttaggtttaagtagttcttagttctaggggactgattacctcagaagttaagtcccatagtgctcagagccatttgcaccatgtgTTTATCgtttaaatatttgtttctttccaGCAATTTTGGCTTCATTTTACGCTCCAAACACTGTCCAATGAACGACCAGACTAAAACTTTGATGGAGATGCTTATGTGTCAGGTATGTTGGGGAACACTGACACAACCCATTTTCAGATGTAAGTTCGAACACCTGATGTGCCAAGAGTGCTTCGAAAAACTCTCGAAGTGTCCCACGTGCCGAGCAACGCTGCGGCAGAAGCTGCGCTCTCTTTCCATGGAACACCTGGCCGAAGTTGTGCGCACCCCTTGCGAGTACAGCGAGGATGGCTGCCCCGAGCTGCTCCCGCTGAAGACGAAGCGACGCCACGAGGAGACGTGCGCCTTCAGGCCTGACGCGACTGCCGCGGAATGTCCGCTGTTGTACTCCTGCCCCTGGCAGGGCAGTCGGGGAGCCGTGGAGCAGCACGTCCGCTACGAGCACAGAGACGAGCTGGTTGTGGCAGCGGATGGAGCCTTCAGGGTCGGGGATTCTTCAATAACAGTCTTAGAGTTCGACACGGCCCTGTTCGTGGTGCGAGCGGAATCTGTCCCAGAGGCTGACTTCACGTCGCATTACCTCCACGTCGGCCACGTAGCACAGGGTTTGCGCGCTGCGAAACCTCGCTACCGCTTTAAGGTGCAGCTTGATCCAGACGGGCCCTTCTACAAAGGACACGTGACGGACTACAGCCAGCAGCTGCACGATCTGGCGGCCGCGGGCGGCTGCCTCTTCTACGTGAGTCAGGTCGATCAGCCCAGCAAGGTATCCTACTCCGGCACCATCAAGAAACTACTAGTCTAGGTTTTAATAAAGTCATGTTTGTTCTTACGTATATTCTCAAATTTCCGTATTTAATTTAAAGCttaattgttttattaaaattcatttacattattacttagatcacacaaataaaaatttaaattgaaacTGTATGACAATCCAGATTACAATAATCTACGTAATGCCTAGAAGCCCCACACCTTTATCTTAcgcgtgtggcgttcgctgtgttattcagtggtttggtatttcacTAATTTGTAAATTGAAATGATCTTACTTTATTACATAGAGTAATTACTAAGTAATTTTTcacccggctaaagatttgataaagttgctaaagaactcaaagttaacgtcgtgttaaagtgttgtcggcAAGTTGTGTGTCGCTAAATCAGTTAATACAACAGATTCCTCACAACTATTGATTACGATGGAAGCAGTTATATTAAGCAAAATATCATTAAAACcaacgaatatcagccgcgcacaacactgatgtatgttccagaacaatattcttcgcaacttgtgcgtaattaatttcggctccttacatcagctagaaaagtttgttataacgatcgtgctatgatgcctgtttttaaagaaccaatctgatttgaattattttcattaaaatgagttcgggaccaccggtgcacatttatttttacacaattgtattacgttcagcattaATGTATGCTgaattgcgtaatttgaatttgctgctGAGACAGTTGTTAAGaaggcggcagacaattgatagactttctattgttagaccaaataagcattttaactgcttattaaaatttacagaaactttactttcgtattgtgcactatttagacttcatcaagcaaacatttgatttgtttttaaggaaaaaagacaaaaacgtgatacaaatcgctatcatcaatggctgcgctcgttgcagcggaaacaaacaattaacacagataatgcttactgagagaggaattagttacaaataattattcactcattataataataatgaactctattttcaagtaataattaacaaataattacaatttcttaacagacgtcagtttgatatgcgtcttgcatgCTGAGCCttcaaaagccatccaacaaaaggtaaaaacaaaggaagacaaacgcagatcataaaagcaatttccaattatcattgtctttgtatagtAAACATCGATATGTCCAGTTatgtcatagaatattatataaataattcacttttttcatgtcgaatagataatgtttataactattACTGGAATAATTTCCTCTCGTGGCACTGTAGCCAAAAAATTTTCACGTGGCTGTTACACGCGACAGTGTAAGTCTCCATTTAATAACAGAATAAAGTAAATAAATCCTCGTTGTAAATCAAATTTCGCTCCTCGATTTCTAGTGAAACCTGTGAAATACTTTCTCATTGACAAGTTACTTGGATCAGAAATAAGTCAGTTCATTAGCGCACCCGATTGCGACCTCGTGGTCATTTTCTAGAAATATGGTATCCATTGTATACTCATCATCGGCTAACGTAACATGATTTTAGAGCAAAATTTGGTGTGTACATTGCCGTAGTTGATGAGGGCACCAACCCATTAGTCATTAAGACTGTTTGGACTTCGACACCAACACCTCAAATACTTGAGAAAGTGTTTAGAGCGAAACCATTACATACTGACAATGCGGAATACTCatttaattgcgtaggcttccgcggccagagtcaccagacacaaaagttttctgggtatagtacagcgtcataatgtaaaaaaactaCTGCTAATGACCCAGAaggaggccgctgcaatcgtggccgaaacgttggttttcctccagcagcagtagttgtcTACATTGTGACGCGGTGCTATACCCAGAAAACTTGTGTCGACTACTCATTTATACGTATTATTGCACCAGTATAAAGTACTAGGGAATTTCAGGGTGCAAATATTCAGTTGTTAGAAAAAGTGTAGAAGGATAAGATTTATTCTGTACTTCATCTGTCACTTCAGCATTGTCTAGTGTGAATctctttttttacatctacatggtaCAAGCTCAAACGTTTACAGCGAATTAAGTCTTCGTTCAAACATTTACAAGTAAAGGATTAACACGATTTATCAGATAGTGAAACAGAGTGACTTATGTAACACTCCGATCCGTAATTTCCAGCgacaaaaacaagatttttgtTTTAGGAAGCATTACACGGGCGAGTAACAGTAAGTAAATAAAACAGACGTCAAGAATCTATGattagttttctttttcatgtgcAAGGTCAGCTTGAGTTCAAAGCGTAGCAAAGACCTTGGCCTTTCAGCAGTAAAAAGTATATCCTTTTCGTACGGTTCAGTGACGTCCGATTCTATTTGCCCCGTGCATTTAGTCGGTTACATAACTTTATTTCTTGGTTTATATCAATATCTTTCTATCCTGTATTGCATTCACCGCCATCGTAAGAAAGGAAAGGCATGATACAGAACACTAGTAATGACTCTTATCACATGATTTAAGGGAATACCCATCACTTTATTGAAGTATTTATTGCCTTTATATGTAGGAAAAACGAAAATTTTGTGTGATATATGGTTTTCCATATATGAATTtccatatttgaaatattttaccgAAAAGTTTGTCTAATACTGTAGCACATAGTAGCAATACAACGCTGTGTCGTCCATTTAACAAAGTACGTTACTGCTATCTGAAGTCActtgaaaaaatatttaagaaagttttatacggcctctgtttcatttcttttaagAGTTGTACATTCACTTCCATAAAACAATCTTTTGTTCCAAAACTATTTTTGATAGTCCCATGGAATTATTATTTGCAGTGTCCTATTAATTCTTTACTAAATGTTTCAGTAATATCACAATCGAGATGTAAGAATCTGTTGATCTGTGCTATTGCTTGATAATTGCTGTCTTACTTCGAATGGTTCATCGTAAGTGCCAAAATTTCGGTCTTTGTAGGAGAATTTTTGTATACTGAGTTACAGTCAAGGGCTTTTACTAACCTAAGTACCATCCTctaaataattttaaacattttgatcTCCTCTAAAAAGCAAAGTACGTACACAAACCATTCTAAGTGATGAGCGATGTTACGAAGAGGAGACACATTTCCTCATTTGCACTTGACAACTGCTTTAGTGCTTCCGCCATGACAGAAGAATTTGGATGAGAATGAACATAGTTGTAGAAAGCCTTACCCCGTCGTTACACGGACTGCGCACTAAAACGTCAGTTTAGCGTGCTAAGTTTCTGACAGTGTGGGAAAAGCACGAGTCTTTCAGAGAGCGCAGAGCAGTATCCAGCAAGACAGAATTCGCGTTTGAACATAGAGCAATCAGATGGATGCGCGTCATATGCATGCCATCTCTTTCAGTACTAAATCGGGCGACGCAATATTAGCTTTCAGTGGAAGACAATATTTCGTGAGTTTTACGTTACAATTTGTCCTATGAACATAAACCCTTTTAAAGCAACATCAAATCGTAGCTCTCTAAGTCCCGTcggttattggtacgatttgttgcaaCAGAAACACGGGAACTTCACATTGGTTGTAAAAAGTTCGGATTATATTACGTGTTATAAAAGTGGTTTCAAGGCAAAGGAACACTTAAAATCAGGTTTTCCAtaagatttattaaaattaaaattaggtaataACATGCCTGCGATTAAACGATTCTGAacatagcaaaataaaatttgagCGTAATTTAATGAATAGACGATAATAGTTACAAAGTGAGTGATGTGTGAGGGCATGCGTCTCGATATGTCGAAATTTTTATTCACTTTCGCATTTTCTgaccgatggccctagtagtctggtccttTCAATCCCATAA from Schistocerca gregaria isolate iqSchGreg1 chromosome 6, iqSchGreg1.2, whole genome shotgun sequence carries:
- the LOC126278010 gene encoding uncharacterized protein LOC126278010, yielding MLKSLEIRPPRRPLAKCVNQLFGLRCDSICYSPIPHICYLYCNFGFILRSKHCPMNDQTKTLMEMLMCQVCWGTLTQPIFRCKFEHLMCQECFEKLSKCPTCRATLRQKLRSLSMEHLAEVVRTPCEYSEDGCPELLPLKTKRRHEETCAFRPDATAAECPLLYSCPWQGSRGAVEQHVRYEHRDELVVAADGAFRVGDSSITVLEFDTALFVVRAESVPEADFTSHYLHVGHVAQGLRAAKPRYRFKVQLDPDGPFYKGHVTDYSQQLHDLAAAGGCLFYVSQVDQPSKVSYSGTIKKLLV